One stretch of Thermomicrobiales bacterium DNA includes these proteins:
- a CDS encoding EVE domain-containing protein has product MTISNEPAYWIVVGSPGNFEKTRELGFTIQGLKSRHRKKAERMKPGDKIAYYVTGRKAFAAVSTITSPYFESHEQIWKSADPRKDAEDYPFRVETKLDVALPDSEFVDAEPIARQMEYASKWPAANWTLAFQGNVHEINAADFALIQNAIEARAGAVAN; this is encoded by the coding sequence ATGACAATTTCGAATGAACCAGCGTATTGGATTGTCGTTGGCTCACCCGGGAACTTCGAAAAGACGCGCGAGCTCGGTTTCACCATCCAGGGACTCAAGTCCCGCCACCGCAAGAAGGCCGAGCGCATGAAGCCGGGTGACAAGATCGCCTACTACGTCACTGGCCGTAAAGCGTTTGCGGCCGTATCGACGATCACGTCACCATACTTCGAGAGCCACGAGCAGATATGGAAGAGCGCGGACCCCAGGAAGGATGCCGAGGACTATCCATTCCGCGTCGAAACCAAGCTCGATGTGGCGTTGCCAGATTCTGAATTCGTCGACGCCGAGCCGATTGCTCGCCAGATGGAGTACGCCAGCAAGTGGCCGGCGGCGAACTGGACGCTGGCCTTCCAGGGGAACGTCCATGAGATCAATGCCGCCGACTTTGCGCTCATCCAGAA